TTGCCAATGGTGGCGGAAGTCACTCTGGGTCCATCTCCTTCGGGGCCAAGTAGAGCCACACCAGCACCGGTAACTGTCCACTGGGCCGTTGGTGGTTTTTGCCCCCCGTATTCCGTGGGATAGCGGAATTGCTTCTCTACCGCAGTGTTATGGCTGCCGGTGCCGCATATCAGGTATTTAGCAGATTTGCTATCAATTAATAGAGAACCAAGGGCCAGACCCTCCATGGAGGTTGAACAAGCTCCGAATAAACCCAAATAAGGAACTGCCATTGTCCGAGCTGCAAAACTGCTGGAAATAATCTGATTTAACAAATCACCGCCTAGAAAGAACTGAATATCTTGCTTTTGTAGTCCGGATTTATTTACTGCAACTTCGCAGGCTTCTTCCAGCATCTTTTTTTCTGCCTTTTCATAGCTGTCCTGTCCCAACCACAGATCTCCGTGAATAAGATCAAAATCGTTAGCCAGGGGACCTTTTCCTTCAAAGGGACCAACCACAGTGCCTGTTGCCAATATGGTAGGTTTACTGGGGAATACCCAGGTTTGATGACCTTTAAGCATTAACCCACCCCCAAGGCTGCCAGAGCGGTTTTTATCAGCGCTACCACAAAGGCCGCAAAGACGCCAAAGACAACCACAGATCCAGCTAATTTAAACATATTTCCTCCCACACCCAGCACGTACCCTTCGGTGCGATGTTCAATGGCGGCGGAGGCAATGGAATTGGCAAAGCCCGTTACCGGTACGGCAGTGCCAGCTCCTGCCCATTGGGCAATATGGTCATAGACTCCTAGGGAGGTCAAAATGACAGATACCAATATTAAGATAGCAACTGTAGGGCTACCTGCAGTTTTTTCCGTAAAATCAAAATGCCAGATGAAAAAATCTTGAATTCCTTGACCAATGACACATATGATCCCCCCTGCCAAAAAGGCCCGGCATACATTGGTTACCACAGGACGTTTGGGTTCCCTTGCCTTGGCAAAGGCATAATACTCCTGTTGGGTGGGGGTTAGTTTTTTCTTCTTTTTGTTAGACATATTTCTTCACCCCTTACCTTTTAAGCAAAGGTTTCAGATCTGTAACTATTTGCTCCAACTCCTCGGCACATTGACCATACATTTTTTTTACGCTGTTTTTTTTAGTGGCTAGCGCATACATTTCACAATCAGCCTGGCATTTCTTTAAGGTAGCATAGACAAGGTCTTTGGTTTTTGGTTGTGGTACTTGAACGGCATCATCAAATAGATCAAGATAAAGCTGTCCAAGGGAATCTACTTGGGCAATGAACACATTTTCCGGTGCCACCCCCGACTTCTCAAGTTCCGTATGCAGCCAGTTCCTATTAAGACCCATTGATGTGAGGGGTTCGTCCATGATAACACCGTCCAGCATAACGGTCTGGGGTACGCTTTCGTGGTTTACTTGCAGATCTATGGTGGAGGCAGATAGAGGTTGGTTGCCCTTTTTAAGGAATACACTGACATCTCCATTTGGCTCTAACATGGCAAATTCTACATCAGCTACTCGAAAAGCATTATTTCTACGCAGATGACTTAGCAAATCTTCAGGGGTAAGACGGGCATCTTTCAGCTTATCCTCTAATACCTTACCATGGTTAATCAGCATGGTTTCTTTTCCTTGCAGAATATCTCGCAGGGTTTTGTATTTCAGGGACAGCCAATAAAGTAAAATTGGTAGCAATGTCCATACAGCCAGGGCACTTAAACCATTTTTCAAGCCCCCGGTAAGATTAAGGGAGATGATAGCTGCGAGAACACCAATCACGATGGCGGTTATGAGATCAAAGAAGGTAAGATGCGACGTTTGTTTTTTTCCTATTATTCGTACGGCTAGTAATGTTAAGGCAAAGACCCCCAGGGAGCGAAGTCCTACTGTAATCCAATCCGGCATGATTCAGTTCCCCTTACAGAAATTTATAAGCCTTTGTACTGTGGTTCCTCAAATTCCAGGGTTTTAACCCGGTTTTCCAGGCGATCAATAATCTCACTAACCCGGCAAGCATTAATATCTAATAATTTTTTGTTATCTTCATTACTTTCAATACTTTGGAAAGTGTCCAGCGTTGCTTTAGTTCCCTTTAAACTGGCAATGGTTTGTTTAACTTGGGCTGCTACGGTAATTTTTATCACCTACCTTATTATTTTTCTTAAAAAAGGTAGTTTATATACAAAAACCGGATCAAAGACCCGGTTTTTGTATATTAAAAGCCCTTGTATTGAGGTTCTTCTTGCTCCATTTGTTGAATTCTAGGTTCCAGACTATCGATGATCGATTGGGTCTGCTGAGCTGCTTGGGTATACATATCTTTTGCTTGTTGATTTTGGGTATTCAGGGCAAAGGTCTCAAAATTAGCTTGGGTGCTTTTTAAGCTGGCCAAAGATTGTTTAACTTGGGATGACACTGTCATCTGCTTAACCTCCTTTCATTTTTTCTGTTGATAACATAACCAAAGAAAGGAAATTGTATTCTTGATTTAAACAAAGTTTATATGTATGTGGATTATATTATAAGGACAGGTGAAATTTGTATAAAGACAACTCTTTCTAGGAATAATTGGGTGGAGAGATTTTTCAATGGGGTGTTTTTTATGATTCTTGTTATGATACGAACTTTAATTTTATTTACTCTGGTGGTTCTAGCCCTGCGAATTATGGGCAAGCGACAGATTGGTAAACTTCAACCCTATGAACTGGTTATTATCATTATGCTGGCCGAATTGGCTTCCATTCCAATGGCTGATAACAGGTTTCCGCTGGTAAGCGGGGTTGTTGCTATCATAACGCTGCTATTTGTGGAAATTTTAATCTCTTATACCTCTTTAAAAAGTGAACGTTTACGGGAATTTGTTTGCGGTACACCAAGTATTTTAATTGAAAATGGTAAAATCGTTGAGCAAGAACTAAAAAGATTGCGATATAACATTAATGATTTACTGGAGCAACTAAGATCTAAAAATTTTCCCGACATTACGGATGTAGAATTTGCTGTTTTAGAAACCAGTGGAGAGATTAGTGTGATACCCAAATCACAGAAAAGGGCTGTCAGTCCAGAAGATCTAAATATTCCTACGGAATACGAAGGGCTTCCCATAACATTAATTATAGATGGGTTTGTTTTTGAAAAAAATTTATCCAAGTTTAATCTTTCTAAAGAGTGGCTAAAAGACGAGTTTAGTAAATTTGGTATTTATGATTCTAAGCAGGTATTGTTTGCCAGCCTGGACACAAAAGGAAATTTATTTTATCAACTTAAAAATAAAATGGCATAATCATTTTGGAATGAGAGGTATCAATAATGAGGCTTTTACTATCATTAACCCTGGTGATAGCTTTAATCATTGGCCTGGGGGTGTGGGTTAATTATTCTTTGGCTGTTGCAGCAGAGGATTTAACAGAGCTTATTCACCAGGTTACACGGGAAGTTGAACGAGAGAATTGGCAGGCGGCCAATGGGAAAATGAAAAGTTTAGAGAAGCAATGGGATGAAACTGGAGTTTGGTGGCCGGTGGTAATGGACCATCAGGAGATTGATAACATTGATTTTTCCTTGGCTAAATTAAAAGAATACATTGCCACCAATGATCGGTCGTTATCCATGGGGTATCTCTCAGAGTTAAAGTTAATGATTTTACATCTTCCTGAGAATGAAGCGGTTAATCTAAAGAATATACTCTAACAGAGAATAACCGGGCCAAACCCGGTTATTCTCTGTATAGTTATCCGTTTATCTGAGGAAGAACAGTACAAGGTAAATGGTGCTAATCGCGATGGACAGAATCATTAAGGGGAAAGCAATTTTCATAAATCCAAGGAAACTAAGGGGAGTTCCTCTTTTTTCAGCCATACCGGCAACAATTACGTTCGCCGCGGCACCCACCAGTGTACCGTTACCACCCAGGCAAGCACCCAGGGCCAGGGACCACCACAGGGGATCAAGGTTTGTAATGCCACCCATTTGACCCATTTGTTGTAACAAAGGAATCATGGTTGCTACGAATGGTATGTTGTCTACAAAGGCTGATGCAATGGCAGAAAGCCAGAGTATCAACAGACCGGTTGAAAATACTTCCCCACCGGTAAAGTGCAGAGCAGATTCAGCAATCCAGTGAATAACTCCAGACTCTTCCAAACCACCAACTACGATGAACAAACCAATGAAGAAGAAAATGGTGGGCCATTCAACTGTTTCTAAAACATGTTCGGGTTCTTCGCGGGTCATTAATAGTAATAACACTGCGCCGGCAATGGCAATGGTAGCAGTGGGCATATGAATAACACTATGCAGGGCAAAGCCAGCAATGGTTAAGGATAAAGCAATGAGGGATTTCTTTAACAGGGGTGCATCTTTAATTTGGTCATTGGGATTGAGCTTTGTAATTTCTTCCATTAAAGCAGGATCTGCCTTTAGTTCTTTACGATAAATAAACCGTAGAATCGTAATGGTTACAATGAAAATAACAATTGCTATGGGAGCCAAATTATAAACAAAATCCATAAAGGACAACCCAGCAGGACCACTGATCATAATGTTTGGTGGGTCACCAATTAAGGTTGAGGTACCACCGATGTTACTGGCCATAATTTCAGTAATCAAAAAGGGAACAACATTTACCTGCAACTGACGGCAAATGGAGAAGGTTACCGGAACGATTAGCAATACAGTGGTAACATTATCCAGCAGAGCAGAGGCAGCAGCCGTAATGACTGCCAGTAGAACCAACAATTTCAGCGGGTCACCCTTTGCCGCTACAGCGGATTTAACTGCTAAATATTCAAAAACACCGGTTCTTCTGGTAATAGAAACAATAATCATCATTCCTACTAAAAGACCAATGGTGTTCCAATCAATGTAATGAATGGCCTTTTCCTGGGTAACGATGCCACTAAAGAGTACAACCACTGCCCCCGCCAGAGCGACCACGGTACGAGGGAGCTTTTCTGAAACGATGAATGCATAGGTGATTAGAAAAATAACTAAAGCTAAAGTAAATTGACTCATTAAATTGATTCCTCCTTATAGATATTCTTTGTTAATCCCAATAAAAATAAAACCTTTGGACTCGGACTACCCCCTTGCAAATTTAGGAAAAACAAAAAGAGGGTAGCCCTAAATAGAGCTACCCCCCCCGTTAGCACAAAATCCTTGTACGAAATAAACCGCACAACACGTTAGAACCCGATGTAATTAATTAAATTATAACAAAAGAAAAAATAGTTGTCTATAAAAATAGGCTGAATTTCGATTATAAGCATTATTTATATCTTTTAGTTATAAATGTCAATAAAAGTTTGTCACCAGAGTAAGAATAAAAGGATTGATTAGACTATTTAAGCAGAGGTGATTTTATTGACAAAGCATTTGAGCCAAACTATATTATTAATTGGAAATATTTCGCTATAATCAGTAAAGGAGGTTGCAACATGATGCAACAAACAAACCATGAAGTTCATGAGTTTCAGGCAGAGGTAAAACAGCTTCTTAACATTGTCATCCATTCCCTTTATACTGATAGGGAAATTTTTCTTCGGGAATTAATTTCAAACGCTGCAGATGCGTTGGAAAAACTTCGCTACCGGAAAATAACAGACAAGGAACTACGTGGCGGAGATCTCCCACTAGAAATATCCATTGAGTTGGATGATAAAAAACATACATTGTCCATTGCTGATACTGGAATTGGTATGACCCGGCAAGAATTAATTGAGAATCTAGGGACCATAGCCCATTCTGGGTCAAAGGCTTTTATTCAATACCTATCTGAAGGAGATCAGAGGGACGTTAACCTGATTGGTCAGTTTGGTGTAGGGTTTTATGCAGCCTTTATGGTGGCTGACCGAGTTACTGTGGAAACCCTTTCCTGGCAACCAGATGCAGTGGGGTGCATCTGGCAATCAGAGGGAATTGGTAATTATACCATTGACACAACCGAAGGATTACAGAGAGGAACCAGAATTACATTACATTTGAAAGAGGATGCCCAGGAATTTGCTGTGGAAGCCACAATAAAAAGAATTATAAAACAATATTCCGGGTTTGTTCCCTTTTCCATTTCAGTAAACGGTGAGAAGGTTAACACTGTTCAGGCCATCTGGACCAAGAATAAAAACGAAGTCACCGAGGAAGAGTATACCGAGTTTTACAAATATATAGCCAATGCCTACGATGAACCTCTCATGAGGCTGCACTTTTCAGTGGATGCTCCACTGACAATCAATTCGCTTTTGTTTGTTCCTAAGGACAATTTCGAGCGATTTGGTTTTGGTCGTATGGAACCCGGCGTTAACCTATATTGTAGAAAGGTTCTCATTCAGCCACAGGCTAAGG
This genomic interval from Desulforamulus reducens MI-1 contains the following:
- the spoVAD gene encoding stage V sporulation protein AD, whose amino-acid sequence is MLKGHQTWVFPSKPTILATGTVVGPFEGKGPLANDFDLIHGDLWLGQDSYEKAEKKMLEEACEVAVNKSGLQKQDIQFFLGGDLLNQIISSSFAARTMAVPYLGLFGACSTSMEGLALGSLLIDSKSAKYLICGTGSHNTAVEKQFRYPTEYGGQKPPTAQWTVTGAGVALLGPEGDGPRVTSATIGKVVDMGLSDPFNMGGAMAPAAVDTITAHFRDLDLSPREYDLIATGDLGRVGHTIARDLLVQHGMEIPEEIFTDCGLLIYNQDQPVQAGGSGCGCAAVVTYGHILNRMKKGELKKVLIIATGALLSPLSYQQNESIPCIAHAVSLEMNV
- the spoVAC gene encoding stage V sporulation protein AC — translated: MSNKKKKKLTPTQQEYYAFAKAREPKRPVVTNVCRAFLAGGIICVIGQGIQDFFIWHFDFTEKTAGSPTVAILILVSVILTSLGVYDHIAQWAGAGTAVPVTGFANSIASAAIEHRTEGYVLGVGGNMFKLAGSVVVFGVFAAFVVALIKTALAALGVG
- a CDS encoding DUF421 domain-containing protein, giving the protein MPDWITVGLRSLGVFALTLLAVRIIGKKQTSHLTFFDLITAIVIGVLAAIISLNLTGGLKNGLSALAVWTLLPILLYWLSLKYKTLRDILQGKETMLINHGKVLEDKLKDARLTPEDLLSHLRRNNAFRVADVEFAMLEPNGDVSVFLKKGNQPLSASTIDLQVNHESVPQTVMLDGVIMDEPLTSMGLNRNWLHTELEKSGVAPENVFIAQVDSLGQLYLDLFDDAVQVPQPKTKDLVYATLKKCQADCEMYALATKKNSVKKMYGQCAEELEQIVTDLKPLLKR
- a CDS encoding DUF1657 domain-containing protein yields the protein MTVAAQVKQTIASLKGTKATLDTFQSIESNEDNKKLLDINACRVSEIIDRLENRVKTLEFEEPQYKGL
- a CDS encoding DUF1657 domain-containing protein, translating into MTVSSQVKQSLASLKSTQANFETFALNTQNQQAKDMYTQAAQQTQSIIDSLEPRIQQMEQEEPQYKGF
- a CDS encoding DUF421 domain-containing protein, with protein sequence MILVMIRTLILFTLVVLALRIMGKRQIGKLQPYELVIIIMLAELASIPMADNRFPLVSGVVAIITLLFVEILISYTSLKSERLREFVCGTPSILIENGKIVEQELKRLRYNINDLLEQLRSKNFPDITDVEFAVLETSGEISVIPKSQKRAVSPEDLNIPTEYEGLPITLIIDGFVFEKNLSKFNLSKEWLKDEFSKFGIYDSKQVLFASLDTKGNLFYQLKNKMA
- a CDS encoding DUF4363 family protein; the encoded protein is MRLLLSLTLVIALIIGLGVWVNYSLAVAAEDLTELIHQVTREVERENWQAANGKMKSLEKQWDETGVWWPVVMDHQEIDNIDFSLAKLKEYIATNDRSLSMGYLSELKLMILHLPENEAVNLKNIL
- a CDS encoding SLC13 family permease produces the protein MSQFTLALVIFLITYAFIVSEKLPRTVVALAGAVVVLFSGIVTQEKAIHYIDWNTIGLLVGMMIIVSITRRTGVFEYLAVKSAVAAKGDPLKLLVLLAVITAAASALLDNVTTVLLIVPVTFSICRQLQVNVVPFLITEIMASNIGGTSTLIGDPPNIMISGPAGLSFMDFVYNLAPIAIVIFIVTITILRFIYRKELKADPALMEEITKLNPNDQIKDAPLLKKSLIALSLTIAGFALHSVIHMPTATIAIAGAVLLLLMTREEPEHVLETVEWPTIFFFIGLFIVVGGLEESGVIHWIAESALHFTGGEVFSTGLLILWLSAIASAFVDNIPFVATMIPLLQQMGQMGGITNLDPLWWSLALGACLGGNGTLVGAAANVIVAGMAEKRGTPLSFLGFMKIAFPLMILSIAISTIYLVLFFLR